In the genome of Monodelphis domestica isolate mMonDom1 chromosome 2, mMonDom1.pri, whole genome shotgun sequence, one region contains:
- the ZNF672 gene encoding zinc finger protein 672, which produces MYGAGKPYKCIECNKSFRYSSVLHLHQRTHAGDCCYRCLECGEGFAQNSELRAHQRTHAGETLYICNECGKSFHQSAYLDLHQSTHTRGRPCKCHVCGKHFRYRSVLYCHQRHHPREMPYQCPVCGKSFRQSAYVFHYERTHSGSSALATAVLPSEPKPRGDRFIVHTGPILPAPLHPEEKPYQCGECHRDFRSSSGLLKHRRVHEAGKPFRCSQCGRRFDSGEQLSAHQKRSHSYRHGGAKLEGAHKCLVCGEVFTQASELQAHQCSHGMTRIHPCNVCGKSFSKSSTLTRHQQTHTGEKPFKCPECGKCFTESATLVRHHRIHTGEKPYACPDCGRKFSESSTLMRHRRSHKGEKPHQCTTCGKSFGQRSDLIVHQRIHTGEKPFPCPECGRRFSDRSDLTKHKRTHTGEKPYRCEECGKFFTCVSNLNVHKRNHAGDKPHKCPECGKCFSVGSKLTLHRKTHQGERPSECAECGKCFSHSRSLSQHQRAHARARAAAGVTTGGLVGVAPTLIFSVDPGQEKSGLMVTGVGERY; this is translated from the coding sequence ATGTATGGAGCAGGGAAGCCCTACAAATGCATTGAGTGTAACAAGAGTTTTCGCTACAGTTCAGTACTGCACCTCCACCAGCGTACACATGCTGGGGATTGCTGCTATCGATGCCTAGAATGTGGTGAGGGTTTTGCACAGAATTCAGAGCTTAGAGCCCATCAGCGCACACATGCTGGTGAGACCCTCTACATCTGCAATGAGTGTGGCAAAAGCTTCCACCAGAGTGCCTATCTAGATTTGCACCAGAGCACCCATACTCGAGGTAGGCCCTGCAAATGCCATGTCTGTGGGAAACACTTTCGCTATCGCTCTGTCCTCTACTGCCACCAGCGACATCATCCTCGTGAAATGCCCTACCAATGCCCTGTCTGTGGAAAAAGTTTCCGTCAGAGTGCCTATGTCTTCCACTATGAAAGAACCCATAGTGGTTCTTCTGCTCTCGCTACAGCTGTGCTCCCTTCAGAGCCAAAACCAAGGGGAGATAGGTTTATTGTTCATACTGGACCTATCCTGCCTGCCCCATTGCACCCTGAGGAAAAGCCCTATCAGTGTGGTGAGTGCCATCGGGACTTCCGAAGTAGCTCAGGGCTGCTGAAACATCGTCGTGTACATGAGGCTGGAAAGCCCTTCAGGTGCAGCCAATGTGGAAGGAGGTTTGATAGTGGGGAACAGCTCTCTGCACACCAGAAGCGAAGCCACAGTTATAGACATGGTGGAGCCAAGCTGGAGGGAGCCCACAAGTGCCTCGTGTGTGGGGAAGTCTTTACACAGGCTTCAGAACTTCAGGCCCATCAGTGTTCACATGGGATGACCCGAATCCACCCGTGCAATGTGTGTGGAAAGAGCTTTAGTAAAAGCTCAACCCTGACACGACACCAGCAGACACACACAGGGGAGAAGCCATTCAAGTGCCCTGAGTGTGGGAAGTGCTTCACAGAGAGTGCCACCCTGGTACGACATCACCgaattcatacaggagagaagcCTTATGCCTGCCCAGACTGTGGGCGGAAGTTCAGTGAGAGTTCCACACTAATGAGGCACCGGAGAAGCCATAAGGGGGAGAAGCCACACCAGTGCACCACTTGTGGCAAGAGTTTTGGGCAGCGGTCAGATCTGATTGTTCATCAAAGGATTCACACTGGGGAAAAGCCCTTTCCCTGCCCAGAGTGTGGCCGACGATTTAGCGACCGCTCAGACCTCACAAAGCACAAGCGTACCCACACAGGTGAAAAGCCATACCGGTGTGAGGAATGTGGCAAGTTCTTTACATGTGTTTCCAACTTAAATGTTCATAAGAGGAACCATGCTGGTGATAAGCCCCACAAGTGCCCTGAATGTGGCAAATGTTTCAGTGTGGGCTCCAAACTCACCCTGCACCGAAAGACCCACCAGGGTGAACGCCCTTCAGAGTGTGCTGAGTGTGGGAAGTGCTTTAGCCACAGCCGATCACTGTCACAGCACCAGAGGGCCCATGCTCGTGCCCGGGCAGCTGCAGGAGTCACTACAGGTGGGCTAGTTGGGGTGGCACCTACCTTGATCTTTTCAGTAGACCCTGGCCAAGAGAAGTCAGGCCTGATGGTGACAGGAGTAGGAGAGAGGTATTAA